From the Gossypium arboreum isolate Shixiya-1 unplaced genomic scaffold, ASM2569848v2 Contig00520, whole genome shotgun sequence genome, the window TTCGATTCTCTAATCCAATAATTTGTTTTTCGTTTGGTGCTATAAAGAgtccttttttattttcaataatatttttattaatgttcCTATTTccattaaaattgaaaaagtaaTTTTATTGGTATGATCCATGGTTTAACCTTATATGCATTATATAGCAGCACAAATTCTGGGAAGAACCAAAGTTCTAGATTCGGTATAGGATGACTTAGTATTTCTTCATTCAGTCCCATCCAATCAAAATGGCTTCCTTTTTTATTGGATGGGTTGCTTTCTTGATCttgataaattgtgaaataaaaaagGTCCATTTTATCAATTATTTGATAATTCTTAACCACAGTCTTAATATTTTTCTTACTCTTGGTACTGGTATCGACCCAGGACTCAATATCGACCTTATTTCTAAGACAAAAATCAAGAATTCTCCAATTAAAAAACTTTCTGTGCGAAAAATTCCCCATAGCATCTAGGATATCGCCTTCTCCTAGATAATTATGGATGGGGATATCCCTCAGTGTatcaaaaaaattttgtttatcCATGTTGTAATGATAAGAACTCTCTTCCCTCTTATTTACTTGGAATGGTGATCCATAAGCATACAGATCCCTCTTATCTTGATAATTAATAGATTTATATGATAAAAAATCATATCCATAGtgttttttaaaattagattttttatatttttgttcttGATTCAGTTTATATTCTTGAGTTAGTAATGAGTTCGcttgaaaatcattttttttttcgtaatgaattaatctttctttttcatcTGAATCCCATTTTGTTAAATGTTTATTTTGAGCCAGATAGTGTTGATTGACTCTATTTCGCCATTGTCCTGGTCCTAATTTTAGCCATCTATTCTGAACTAAATCGTATTGATAACGACTCCTTAACCAGTTTTCCATTCATTCATTCCAGAATGCCAAACAATTTTCTGTCTTAACCCATAATGATGTCTTAATCTGGAATGAGATACTCCCGTTCTTCAAAATaatcttttatttcatttttaagaaAAAGATGTTCCATGATATTGAAGGATAGGTTTGAATTTATAAAACTAATAACTTGGGTTTGTgataatttgtaaaatacataTGCTTGTGAGAGGAGGATAAGTCACAAAagcttttcattttatttctaaTACTAATATTAGAAAGTGAAGAAAGTGAGGTTTTATAGTTGAAAtaaaatgagttgtattttagttgttttattaaTTCTTTCTTGATTTGCTTCATTATTGTGAATGAAGTTCTCAATCATTTTTTTTGTTGATTCAAGAAAAAGTTGGGTATTGGTTCTTGGAATATTAATGATATATAGAAGAATATCCATGTATATCTTTTCaatgaaaaaatttataaaaaatagaaTTTCGGATTAATCGAATATTTCTTCTTTTTACTATTTGCCAAAATTTTTTTGATGATTCTAATATTTTATCCTGATAACTTATTTTGTTAGAACTACTATTTATTTCTTGAGTTAGAAATTCGTTTTTCTTGTCTTTTATAATTAGAATTTTTTGTATTTGATTTTTGATTGTGTTTGTTCTCTTAGTcagatcttttaattttttttcggtTAATGAATAATTTGTCCACGCCATAGATTGAATTTGAAGGGATGATTTGTGAATCATCTGTTACTGATTATCGAATCCTTTTTAGTTTCGCCCAATTCATATGGTTCTCTCAACCCAAAAAATGGAATTGGATTTATTTTTGAAAGTTCTTTTATTATTCCttttagaaatagaatgctttGAGTGatacatttttttgtttcttttgaagcTTTTCGAAACAatttagttttttcttttaaaattgttaaagctaTAAAACATTTcgttttccatttttttatttttttttttagttctttAAAAATAGGCTCAAAAAACGAACGCCGTTTTCGAGGAGAGCCGAAAGGTAGTTCAGTTTCCATTCCCCAAACTGTTAAAAAGCAAAAATCATTCTTTTgacctttcttttttttcattggaTCTTTATGAGAGGGTTGTAGTTTAAATCTGTGCAAGGTTTCAGGCAAAAGGAAATAGGATCTTTATCTGAATACCGTCTATTAACCAGTTTTGGAAATTCTGTTTCGGATAATTGAACACCATTATAAGTGCATTTAACATGCATTTCTCGATTCCAATCCGTTAAATCCTCAGACCACTCAggaaattgaaataataacaTACGGGCAATGTTTTTAACTATTATCAGTGAaggtaatataatatattttctaaGAATTGATTGGGTTATTAACACGGGCCCTTATTACTTGAGCAAGTAAAGACTATCCCAAGCTTCTGCTATTTCTATCCtcattttctcttctcttttgtATTTTCTCTTTTGGCCTCGTCTTTTTTCTCGATCTTTTTTCTGTATAATCAGAaattttgattctttgttttacaTATCCAATTTCGAGATATTCGTTTCAGCGGTCCAGAAAtatcaaagaaaaaaaagtggtTTGTCTACTCTGTCCAAAAAGGGAATGTACATTTGCTtgaaacagctcccaagtaattGTTTTACGCCTTTGGGCACGCATGGAACCCTTTATTATGTCGCGCCGAAAATCCGATTGTTGCGAATAGCGTATCAAAGCCACTTCGTCTGTTTGATCAGGATCATTAGCATCCTTGGTATTAGTATAAGTATCGGCGTTTGCCTGGTTATTAGTAAAAATCACGACGCTTGGATTTTCTTGAACGAATTTCATGCTCTGCTGTTACATTTCCTCGTTTTCTCCTCCTGTTGTTCTAAATCGTCGATTAATTTGTATGACCATCGAGGAACTTTTTACTTATTTCTTTTTATTCAATAGATTTTTCTAATTGTTTGATTGTTGGGATTAGTTATAACTATAttgaataaaaatttcaaaattttgactcGATCCTCGGAATCGATATTTCCCTGTTCATCTTCTGTCAATGTCAATAAAGAGAGTTCTTTTTCTGTTGCTAATGATTTTATATTGAGTGTATCTAGTGTCTGTTCAAGGTCGTGATAATCAGTAGTAAGAAGTAGAGCATGAATCTTATTTATCCAAAATGGATCCGTGTTTTTTTTATAAGTTTGATTTATGGTAAAGGGAACCCCATTTTTTGATTCTTCCGCGGTAGGGTCCATGCAAGAAAGGATCATATAGTTTAGGCAAGTATTCTCGTTTAGTTTCATTATTAGAGAATCGAGTCCTTTTTTCAAGTATGCCCAGATCAAAAGATTCCTTATCTAAAGATTCGACTCTTTTTATAAACTCCTTACTCAAATTTCTTCTTTTTAGTTCATTGATAAAACTCCAATCAGTATACAATTCATCAGAAAACCATTTTCTGGtgtgaaaaatatattttttgtatCATTTCCCCAAAGTTGCTAAACTGGGTGGATACGTAAAGATATTTTTCTTTTCCATCACTGACATGTATAAAAAATATTGTGACATTTCATTTTTATAGCATTTTCAACCCGGTCATTTTTATATATCGCAAAGGTCGATTCCATCGTTTAGAATCAAAAGAAGTGTCACAAGAGGTTTTCAATCcataataaatatttatcttcttttttttaatatttctaaCTTCGAACTTTCTTGATTCCCATCCAGATAAAGTTTCATAAACCAGTCTATTTTTATAGTATGTCTCTTTAAAACGAAAGTGGAATTCgcccttattttttttttctttccagtCACTCGTAGCTTTTCTGTTTCGTCGATTTTGCTCGGATCCACCTCTTCCTCCGAAAAAAGGGAAGAAGAAGTATTTTCTTCGGTCCCCTGTTTCTGGTTAGCCCCTTCCCCCTCGGAAATAGTTTCTATTTCTATGTTTCTTTCTTCCTCACTTTCCCCCACTTCTTCCGGTTCGGAAATTCCTTTCAGTTTCTTAGTTAGAATGGGTGACGGTATTCTGCCTAAATAGTAAACACAGGTAATAAATAACAGAATACTAAAGATTCGAGCCATAGAATTTCTAAATTCTGATACAAGATACTTATTAGATCGAATAAGTACATTAGacctaattaaattattttgttgtATCAGACTAATACCAACCCAACCCATTTCATCAATAAAATATGACCAATTAACCAACCAACAAAACTACTTGTTACAAATAACATATTGTTGTTGCATCGAAACATATAGATGTTGACTAATCTGGCTAACATTGAACTTGGTAAAATGAAATGGTTGAATAattgaataatgagattattcaggAATACACATTGAATGCTAAGATTACGCATTGAATTTCTGGTAGGACGTCTATGATCAAAAAAGTCTTTGTGATTGTTCCAGAAGAAATGAAACAAAAGATACAGTAGAGCTAGGACAGTTATTGTATGAGGTTTACCCAATGCTAAATGCAGAGGTACATAGTAGATTGATATGAACATCATGAGCTGGCCTGCAATAAACCCAGTTGTTGCTGATACTCTCTTCTCGGTTCCTTCTTCTCCTTCTTCCATAAACCGAGCTCGTAGAAGGAAGATATAAGAGGGACCTATGGATAGTGTGGTCAGAAATCCATAATAGAGTCCGACCATAACGACCGAATTGATTATCGTCATGTATAAGGATATTAGATTCCCTGgtataaaagattttaaaatcatcattaacctcccttttttcttttctatttctggattattatatgatgatttttgaactttccatatacatatatagaaatAGAAAAAGATAGACTAGAACCGACATCTCTTATGTCATGTCAATGACAATATAAAAATGGAATTGGGATCTGGATGGAATATAATGAAATAGAGCCACTTTGAGGTTCCCTATGAAATGAGGCATGGAACGGAGCCACTACGAAGAAGTTCCGGGGGTTACGAAGGAAACTTCGAGTTCATATTGGTCATGGGTTGAGAACGGGAATTGAACTCTATGAGATCTAATCTCCCGTTGTTCCTCAGTAGCTCAGCGGTAGAGCGGTCGGCTGTTAACTGACTGGTCGTAGGTTCGAATCCTACTTGAGGAGATTTGATTCATTCCGAATTAAAATTCAGAATGTCAGAATGAAAGGGTTCGCTTTGACCGTTAAGAGCAGGTAACCCGTTCCTGTGTCTTTGTTTCTATTGCATTCTATCTCATCGTATCACATTCTGTTCTGCGATATTTGAGAATCACCGTCAATACCTCAGTGTAGGTGTCCAGGATAATCCTTTGTTCCATAGTCCAGGGCTATTTACAACCAACCAATTAAGAATTCTCAGATGTACTAGTACTAGCAAATGCCTCAAAGATGCAGTCATCGATTCTCCCGAGAGGCCACAATTACCGCGAGCAAACACATTAATTTAATGACGAGGAGCGCATTTTTTCTATGCTACTAATACTTGTACTTGCTCTGCTATTCTGCCCAAGCCTGGCTGAGGAAGAGTTACGGGgcgtaaaacaaaaaaaaatatgctTATTTGTTTTGGCCGGTAAtactatatataatataaaatcgaAACGAAAAGTAAATatacgataaataataaataaaaggccACTCCATTTCGGCAAAGACCCACGCCCAAGTTCCATAGCTTTGGGTCCGCTATCCCGATCATGATTTTCCTACCCCCAGAGGAAAAGGTCCTTCCCTTTTGGGCCGGTTGTGGGCGAGGAGGATTCAGACCCCCGACACCGTGGTTCGTAGCCACGTGCTCTAATCCTCTGAGCTACAGGCCCCACCTCGTCTCCACTGGATCTGTTCCCAGGAGTACCCTAAAAAAGGAACCTTTCCTCTCCCCAGCCATTTCAGGTTAAGAAGATGTGAAAGTGCCTTTCTCTCTATAAGAACGGTGCGTTCCGAGGTGTGAAGTGGGGAGAGGGATTTCATAATTGGGGTTTTGAATAAGACGAccttttcatttttcattcttATTACTTTTCATATTGAAAAGTAATAAGAATGaagatgatagcttttatcaTCCTGGCGTCGAGCTATTTTGCCGCAGGACCTCTCCTACAGTATCGTCACCGCAGTGAGTTTAACCACCAAGTTCGGGATGGATTGGTGTTTTCCTCTACGCCTAGGACACCAGAATATCGAACCATGAACGAAAGGCGTGCGAGAAAAGGAAAAGCATATTGGCTAGTGATTATGAGGCCTCAATTCTTGACTGGAGGGGACACCAAAGACCTCCGCCCTTCCATCCCATGGATAGATAGAGAGGGAGGGCAGAGCTTTTGGTTTTTTCATGTTGTCAAAGAGTTGAACAATGGATTTTTCGTGTTGTCAAAGAGTTGAACAATGAAAATAGATGGCGAGTGCCTGATCGAATTGATCAGGTCATGTAGGAACAAGGTTCAAGTCTACTGGTCTGTTAGGATGCCTCAGTTGCATACATCACTGTACTTCCACTTGACACCTATCGTAATGATAAACGGCTCGTCTCACCGTGACCTTCTCTTGAATTCTCAAAACTTCTGTCACTCGATCCCCGCAGGGACAGAGAACCCCTTGCCATCTTGGCTGTGCTACCGGAGGCTCTGGGGAAGTCGGAATAGGAGAGCACTCATCTTGGGGTGGGCTTACTACTTAGATGCTTTCAGCAGTTATCCGCTCCGCCTTGGCTGCCAGCGTTTACCGTGGGCACGATAACTGGTACACCAGAGGTGCGTCCTTCCCGGTCCTCTCGTACTGAGGAAAGGTCCTCTCAATGCTCTAACGCCCACACGGATATGGACCGAACTGTCTCGACGTTCTGAACCCAGCTCACGTACCGCTTTAATGGGCGAACAGCCCAACCTTGGAACATACTACAGCCCCAGGTGGCGAAGAGCCGACATCGAGGTGCCAAACCTTCCGTCGATGTGAGCTCTTGGGAAGATCAACCTGTTATCCCTAGAGTAACTTTTATCCGTTGAGCGACGGCCCTTCCACTCGGCACCGTCGGATCACTAAGGCCGACTTTCGTCCCTGCTCGACGGTGGGTCTTGCAGTCAAGCTCCTTCTGCCTTTGCACTCGAGGCCAATCTCCGTCCGGCCGAGGAAACCTTTACACGCCTCCGTTACCTTTTGGGAGGCCTACGCCCCCATAGAAACTGTCTACCTGAGACTGTCCCTTGGCCCGTAGGTCCTGACACAAGGTTAGAATTCTAGCTCTTCCAGAGTGGTATCTCACTGATGGCTCGGGCCCCCCCGGAAGGAGGCCTTCTTCGCCTTCCACCTAAGCTGCGCAGGAAAAGCCCAAAGCCAATCCCAGGGAACAGTGAAGCTTCATAGGGTCTTTCTGTCCAGGTGCGGGTAGTCCGCATCTTCACAGACATGTCTATTTCACCGAGCCTCTCTCCGAGACAGTGCCCAGATCGTTACGCCTTTCGTGCGGGTCGGAACTTA encodes:
- the LOC128289143 gene encoding protein TIC 214-like, which encodes MMILKSFIPGNLISLYMTIINSVVMVGLYYGFLTTLSIGPSYIFLLRARFMEEGEEGTEKRVSATTGFIAGQLMMFISIYYVPLHLALGKPHTITVLALLYLLFHFFWNNHKDFFDHRRPTRNSMRNLSIQCVFLNNLIIQLFNHFILPSSMLARLVNIYMFRCNNNMLFVTSSFVGWLIGHILLMKWVGLVLV